The Hydractinia symbiolongicarpus strain clone_291-10 chromosome 2, HSymV2.1, whole genome shotgun sequence genomic sequence attaaaaagtgatctccattagagaTGAAAGTCTTAaaagaaagcagacttccattacAGGTCACTTGTTTTAGAAGATTATTCCACATTTTTGCAGCTTTAATTGGAAAtctttttttgtcaaattctgattttttgccaaaaggaattttgagcacatgtaatcaggagcaatgtgatccATGGCCTTGAAAACTAACATGGCATGGTTTTTGATGAGTAGATTATTCAATAAATATTCCTTCtttttcccaagaaaggtacggacacattttaatcgttttttagtgttcccaatctaccttgggtggcacaagccgatacagaggagcagtagttgaaatatggcatgacaagtgctgtaattaaaaggtttttggtGTACGATGTTAAACAAAATGCAATGgctctaattttagaatatttagtaagatttttctatttatgccATTAATGTGCTTCATTCGTCTAAATGATAATTTTGGGACAATTTTACACATTTGGCCCAAATTTTCTGATTTCGGACAGGTGTCCAAAATTTCCTTTTAATTATATGGACAATTTTTCTTGGATTAATAATCTTTTCACAGAATAACAAATCTTATTTCGTTCTTGAGATATCCTGTTTTAACTGAGAGGGTATTTTGAAGTATTTTTTCATAACGTTTTTGTCCGCTACGAAACAGCCGCGGCTGTGTGgtgttatttgtttacttttcagtgTTAAGCTCCTTTAAATGtggcatttgcgtggcaggaaaaaaggGTCTTTTCCTATGGACTTCTCACATGAACATAGTTTTAAGAATTTAGGGTGGGCGTTACGAATGTTTGATGTAAGAGTCGACCGTCCGAACCTATATTTAGCCTGCGAGACTTTGACTGTTACATAAAATCCTCATCTAACAGCTACCGCAGCACTGCGTATCTATGATCGTACCAAATATTGCATACTGTTCACATACAAATTACTTCCACCACTCATACAGAATGCGTGTTTTGAAGTTACTAGACGACAGAGCAGATAACATCATACGACACTAACATTACATAATTATCACATGAGAAAGCTCTGTGCCACTGTGCATAAATGTTTAACAGGCGACGTTCCTAATTTTGAAGAGTATTTTGAAGTGATATGCCACAACATCGGGACAAGAAACAACCAACACTCCTACGTTTTCCAACAGTTAAGCTCGAATTGACAAAAAAGCGTTTTTTTTCAATGGTGCACTAAACTATAATATACTTCCACTTGATATGCATTTAGAAATTGACACAAAGAACTTCACTGCTaagttaaagaatttttttgtatgaGGTAATTTTGAGTTTTTAGTAATTTACCAGTTTACCAGTTCGGTATGTCTATCATGATATGTGCCCACTTTTGCCTTTTCCTTTTCATGTAAGtgcgtttcttttttttcttttttgtttgtcattttcaattcgctttttaattttcacgacaaaataaattagacgccaaattcattgtttacattggttaaccgcgttctgattggtctaatactagcagcgaaacctttagccgcgaaaaagtaggaGCTGTTTTTACGcttcagcgaagcgaatatttcgatgtAAAATCATTACAAACAAAACTGTGCATGCTCacatacaattcgccgtcgaattcgccgttcaattcgcttcgtgaaaatccccctgtAAGCGCGTAACTATATTCGGCAGAAATTGTTAATTATACATTATTTAAAGGGGGATTGTTGAGGCTTAATATTTTTGGTGAcagataatagtattttagctataaaatcgtgacaagtgtgttataacagaaaaatatggatatatagtctgGAAATAACCTTTCTTAACTAAAtagtatgtaaaaaaaaatttctgatttttaaaagggttactgccaccttacgCAGGCAAATGGCATTTCACGTCAACATTTTTTTGTCCACACTAAATAGATTAAATTACATATACTGAGAATCTATTGACTAGACTTTAGAATAAGCCCTTTTTCCTGCCACTAAAAAAGACAGCTTGTAGATTAGtgcaacattttattttattcatttttcattcattaaatgtaaacattcattGCTATGATGCCAAAAAGCCCCTGAAAAGCCTAAAAAACACTAATCAAAACCTGTGGCAACTCTACTTAGTAAACTTTATCATTTTGACTATGCGCCGTCACTAAGGCAAATTGGCAAAAGTGTGTGAACAGGGCTAGTGTTTGTGCAACGGCAAAACGTTCTTCCTGTGATTTAGTTCTCAATTCTGTGATGTGTTTAATTTAATGTGAGAAGACTATAGGAATATATTTTATGATTGTATTTTATGATTGAAATGATTGCAATACATGCCTTCCGTGCCTATAAGGAAGCTATTATCTGcttcaaacatttttatttatattttcttctaCTGCTCAAAAAGTGCTGATACTCCTCTGGAAAGGCTGAAGCACACCAAGCCTGTTTTTACATTATTCAATAACTGTGTTGCCTTGATTTTACACCATCATCTTACCACTTTTGTTGTGTAAATGTATGGTTGAAATTAAACATTGCATGCATGCTATCTGAAAGATGGTTACCATCTTAATTCCACTTTCATTTATAATAGTCATCTCACATAGTAACCAAGGTTTTTTTACTAATACTGAGTTTGTTGTATCTACTACTGTTATATAACTTTAGGTGATCCACCAATTCGTTTTTGTgacagttttcttttttattcagaTGAAATGGGCTGCTTGGGCTGCTGTGTACTGCTCATTTATTAGCTTCGCAAACTCTCGTGCGTCTGAAGATGCCAGACAAATGTTTAGCAGCTTTTTGTAAGTGAATGGTTTGTTTACTGCTTTTCTTAAAGTAGAACTAACGATGTTCTCTTGTCATAAAAACATTCTTACGTATCACGAAAACAACATGGCATAAaaactttcttatttttttatttttttatgtccaAATTTTGGTTGTTTTTTGGCTATTTTCCGAAATGACATAACGATATTGCTTGGCTAGTATTCAGCGGCAGGCAGACTTCAAAAGTTTCACTTTGACAGGGGTGTAGGCCGAGTAACCAACGTCGAAAATGCGCTAGCTGCACTTTGCGTCATGACCGCATTCTGTTTATGGTTTTTAATAGGAGGCTTTTTCATAGTCTAAAAGGAAGAATAACATTTTAAAGAAGTGTATTTTGCATTTTCCTTCATTTCTCATATGGTATTAACTCGAACTTTAACCCTATCGATATAGTCGGAACAAAAGTGATCACTGCGCACTACTGAAAACATGTTCTGCAAAGCTCCAGCCCTCCTCCTGTGATGCTTGAACCATTCTACttgaattttataaaaagttaaattGGGATTTTGTGCAACGCCTTCCATCCATTAGAAACACACTCCGCAAGAATATCAGCGCCAGAGATTAGGGATGAGCTAAAAACTATTCACACCTAAAACTGTAATATATCGAAAGAAGATTTGCAAGTAAAGGTGTATAAGGCAACAAACGAATTATGCAACAGACTGATCTTTTATGTTACTTTACTTTCACGACACATCTGCTTTTCCCTGacaaaacattaaatatttCTTGAGTGGTAGAAACAATTCAAGCTTTTGTGTCAAACAACATTTAGAGAGTACTGTAGGTAAAAATTCGCCCGTTTGTGCGTTTTAGAGGTCATATGCATGTTATGTAACCGTGACAGGAATACATTTTAAAGgctagttttttaaaaagattttataatTGACTTCAAGTAAAGTATAAGATTGTATAATAAAGgctgcattttttaaattttttttatatatttaccaGGTTATCAGTTTCAGCTGTTGTTATGTCTTACCTTCAAAATCCACAACCAATGGCAGCCAGTTGGTAGTACAGATCGTGGCATGCATTGATAGATACGTACTTACAAATCTGCTGCTGTGAAGAGTGTTGGGGGAAATCATGCTATATTTATATGAACTG encodes the following:
- the LOC130630204 gene encoding PAT complex subunit Asterix-like, which codes for MSARGADSGYDPRRPNRIYRYKPSSNKPGDDPTADYLNLMGMIFSMCGLMMRMKWAAWAAVYCSFISFANSRASEDARQMFSSFLLSVSAVVMSYLQNPQPMAASW